One Sagittula stellata E-37 genomic window carries:
- a CDS encoding GlxA family transcriptional regulator — protein MDTDQASTRPTGDPATYEQTSRGIASIVLEGDVDTLDFTFVGLPKASMLAFTSAVEPLRIINQLAGRQIARWRLVTPDGAPLTFSSGLSMMAESPPRDLPRHTRLIVCSGTEPETSLSDAVTAMVRRAWRHGHIVGGICTGAYTLAEAGLLLGRRFTLHWENTDSFELRYPKLLSTRQLFAIDNNVMTCAGGTAATDMMLSVLNDRYGPIAASVVMEMCLHPAMRMPDEAQKASLAFTFGVRNARFLALIQDIENSENWFDTMDTLCEKHALSRRQIERLFKKYTGHSPQAYAKLRRLDHARLQLATTNMSVHEVAIACGFESARVFAVNFKKRFGITPTEYTATHRR, from the coding sequence ATGGATACTGACCAAGCCTCGACCCGGCCCACTGGCGACCCGGCCACCTACGAGCAGACCTCGAGGGGGATCGCGTCAATCGTGCTGGAGGGCGACGTCGATACGCTGGACTTCACCTTCGTCGGCCTGCCCAAGGCGTCCATGCTGGCCTTTACCTCCGCCGTGGAACCACTGCGCATCATCAACCAGCTGGCCGGTCGTCAGATTGCGCGCTGGCGGCTGGTGACCCCGGACGGCGCGCCGCTGACCTTCTCCTCAGGTCTGAGCATGATGGCCGAGAGCCCGCCACGCGATCTGCCCCGCCACACCCGGCTGATCGTCTGTTCCGGCACAGAACCGGAAACCTCGCTCTCCGACGCCGTCACAGCGATGGTCCGCCGCGCGTGGCGGCACGGCCATATCGTCGGCGGGATCTGCACCGGCGCCTACACCTTGGCAGAGGCCGGGCTGCTGCTGGGCCGACGCTTTACCCTGCACTGGGAAAACACCGACAGTTTCGAGCTGCGCTATCCCAAACTGCTGTCGACGCGGCAACTGTTCGCCATCGACAACAACGTCATGACCTGCGCCGGGGGAACCGCTGCGACAGACATGATGCTGTCGGTGCTGAACGATCGCTACGGTCCCATCGCGGCAAGCGTCGTCATGGAAATGTGCCTGCATCCGGCCATGCGCATGCCGGACGAGGCACAGAAGGCGTCTCTGGCCTTCACCTTCGGGGTGCGAAACGCCCGCTTCCTTGCGCTGATCCAGGACATCGAGAACAGCGAAAACTGGTTCGACACGATGGATACTCTTTGTGAAAAACACGCGCTGTCGCGCAGGCAGATCGAGCGCCTGTTCAAGAAGTACACCGGCCACTCGCCCCAGGCCTATGCCAAGCTACGACGCCTGGACCATGCGCGCCTGCAACTGGCGACCACCAACATGTCGGTCCACGAGGTCGCGATCGCCTGCGGTTTCGAATCCGCCCGGGTCTTTGCGGTCAACTTCAAGAAACGCTTCGGCATCACGCCGACGGAATACACCGCGACCCACAGGCGGTAG